Proteins encoded within one genomic window of Citricoccus muralis:
- the dnaB gene encoding replicative DNA helicase translates to MTSTRFDSAQSSGAPRDDRTPPQDLDAERSVLGGMMLSKDAIADVVEIIRGRDFYSPGHELVYEAIIDLYGRGEPADAITVTALLNRRQELQRVGGAATLHELVQSVPTAANAGFYAEIVREKAVLRRLVGAGTKIAQMGYVQDGEVEEIVNEAQAEVYKVAEGRQSEDYVALADILEHTVDEIEAAGSHGDGMSGVPTGFYEFDELTQGLHGGQMIVIAARPAVGKSTLALDFARSAAIKNNMATVFFSLEMGKNEIAMRLLSAEATIALQDLRKGTIRNEQWTQIAATVGRLNESPFFVDDSPNMSMMEIRAKCRRLKQKHDLKLVILDYLQLMSSGKRVESRQQEVAEFSRALKLLAKELEVPVIALSQLNRGSEQRTDKKPQVSDLRESGSIEQDADMVILLHREDIYDKESPRAGEADLIVAKHRNGPTKTIVVGFQGHYSRFSNMATDSGGF, encoded by the coding sequence GTGACGTCTACGCGGTTTGATTCCGCCCAAAGCTCCGGCGCCCCACGCGATGACCGCACCCCTCCCCAGGACCTCGATGCTGAACGCTCGGTACTGGGTGGGATGATGCTCTCCAAGGATGCGATTGCCGACGTCGTGGAAATCATCCGCGGACGCGACTTCTACTCTCCTGGTCATGAGCTAGTCTACGAAGCCATCATCGACTTGTATGGCCGCGGGGAGCCCGCCGACGCCATCACCGTGACCGCATTGCTGAACCGGCGCCAGGAGCTCCAGCGCGTCGGTGGCGCGGCAACGCTGCACGAACTGGTGCAGTCGGTGCCCACCGCGGCCAACGCCGGTTTCTATGCTGAAATCGTGCGTGAGAAGGCGGTGCTGCGACGCCTGGTGGGCGCGGGTACCAAGATCGCGCAGATGGGCTACGTCCAGGACGGCGAAGTCGAGGAAATCGTCAACGAGGCCCAGGCCGAGGTCTACAAGGTGGCCGAGGGGCGTCAGTCTGAGGACTACGTCGCCCTGGCGGACATTCTCGAGCACACCGTGGATGAGATCGAAGCGGCCGGATCCCACGGGGACGGCATGTCTGGTGTGCCCACCGGCTTCTATGAATTCGACGAGCTGACCCAGGGCCTACATGGCGGTCAGATGATCGTGATCGCTGCCCGCCCCGCAGTGGGTAAATCCACTCTGGCCCTGGACTTCGCCCGCTCAGCGGCCATCAAGAACAACATGGCCACCGTGTTCTTCTCCCTCGAAATGGGCAAGAACGAGATCGCCATGCGTCTGCTGTCGGCCGAGGCCACGATCGCGTTGCAGGATTTGCGCAAGGGCACCATCCGTAATGAGCAGTGGACCCAGATCGCCGCGACCGTCGGTCGGCTCAACGAGTCCCCGTTCTTCGTCGATGACTCCCCGAACATGTCCATGATGGAGATCCGCGCCAAATGCCGTCGACTCAAGCAGAAGCACGACCTGAAGCTGGTGATTCTCGACTACCTGCAGCTGATGAGCTCGGGCAAGCGCGTGGAATCCCGTCAGCAGGAAGTTGCCGAATTTTCGCGTGCACTGAAGCTGCTGGCCAAAGAGCTCGAGGTGCCGGTGATCGCGCTGTCCCAGCTGAACCGTGGTTCTGAGCAGCGCACCGACAAGAAGCCTCAGGTCTCCGACCTGCGTGAATCCGGCTCGATTGAGCAGGACGCCGACATGGTCATCCTGCTCCACCGTGAAGACATCTATGACAAGGAATCACCGCGTGCCGGTGAAGCGGACCTGATCGTGGCCAAGCACCGTAACGGCCCCACCAAGACCATTGTGGTCGGATTCCAGGGCCACTACTCGCGCTTCTCCAACATGGCCACCGATTCAGGCGGTTTCTAA